The Solanum pennellii chromosome 11, SPENNV200 sequence aaattaagctTTGTAAACTTTCAAAAGCAAATtaataaatcttgaaaatggaATTATGTAAATTAGGAGAGAATAGTATTACGATTTgtaatttagttttttctttaataaaataaatggtaaaatataattgaataatttctatactctttaaaaatggatttatataaaaatactataacattaaaatataagaaaagttCTCAATGTTgttttaaaagtcattttttcaCCTGACATAACATGAATAATACACATAAAACATTAAGGTAAGATGTCCGATAAATATTATCAAGTAAGACATAAGTATGCCTCTATATAAATTTAACCATCTAATTTATGCATACTCAAATGAGGCTAAATTATATGATACATTTTAGTATTATAccattcaaataattatatcataagAATTTTATAATTGTCCACATCATGTGTTTTTTGTGTCTTCTTTTCTTTGAATGATTTGAAGTCCATTTTTGAAGGCTTTAgtgtttatttttaatcatttcacATCACAtgttttattcttcttctataAATAAATCAGACATTATTCGcttcgtttcaatttatttattagattttaagaaaataataaaaaaaaattaatctcgtaattttaaactaaagatatatataatatatcaaaatatcctttaatttAGTCATCTTAAACATGTTATGCGAAAAATTAGAATTAAGGAGTTGTTTGGTGTGAGGGATAGAAATAAATAATCCGGagataaaagaaatagttcaagaataaaattttggTCTCTTGTTTAGTTGCGAAGTTTGGTATGACTTATCCTACCATTTATACCATAGTGATGAAATAAGTTATTCCATATACGTGGTGAGATAACTTACCGCGGGATATATAATTAATCCTAGGATAACTTATTCCCAACCAAACGATCCTAAAGAGTTGCCAAGAAAAGGAAGAGACATCAGTTCCGGTTCCGTATAACCTATAAACCTAACCCATATACCAACATTCTTTTTTAGAACAAACTAAAAGAAAAGTAAGACGAATAAATTGAAACGAAGGAAATATTTACTAAACAAATGCAAAATACAAGTCGGTGTTTACACCAAACAAACGAATGCAAAACACAAGTCAGTGTTTAACAcgcacacaaaaaaaatacaacacaCAATCTCGGTGTTTACACAAACAAAAACGAATGCTAAACACAAGACGGTGTTTacacaaacaaaaatgaatgtaGGATACAAGCCGGTGTTTTACACCAGACAAATGAATGCAACACACGTGCCCTGCATGACATAATTACCCATAAATTCCTTAGAGGTAGCCTAGGAGAGGATCCAAAATTCACACAAGTGCAGCCATACAGCAGAACACCAACTTAGACACACTTCTGCATCAAAGAACTTATATAAATAATCAACCATCTCCTATATACTTGTTGCATGTAGTCCAAAACTCCAAAGTGCTATATTAATACTACAAATAAAGTAACTATATTCTGTAAAATTTTAGGACTAAAATGGAGCTAAAAGAACACATACAGCCACATGCAGTACTGATACCAGTTCCTTTTCAAGGCCATATAAATCCCTTCACACATCTTGCCATGAAACTTGCCTCAAAAGGTTTTACCATCACCTTTGTCAACACGGAATCAACTCACGAGCGGATAGCTAAAGCTCACTCACATAAAGATGACGACAACCCTTTCTCCCATGCAGAGGAATCTGGTCTTGACATTCGTTATGCTAGAATCAGCGATGGTTTTCCACTGAGTTTTGACAGGAGAGCCAACGCGAGCCAGTTCATGATAGGTCTCACTCATGTTTTCCAAGCTCATGTCGATGATTTCATTGAAAATCTAGTCCTCTCAAAACCAAATCCACCAGTATCTTGTATAATAGCTGACAGTTTCCACGTATGGGGATCAATGATCGCCAAGAAATATAATCTCGTCAATGTCTCATTTTGGACTGAACCAGCAACAGCGCTTACAGTCTTCTATAACGCGGACCTGCTCAAGAGAAATGGCCACTTTGGGCGACATGGTATGAACCTTTTATCTAAAAACTGTCTAATTTCTGACTACATTATACACATCCAATCAGCTAACGAGTTACCATTTTTGTCTAGATAAGTACGATGACACCATCAGCTACATACCAGGAATTCAAGCCATTAAACCAGAGGATTTACCTTCATATTGTCAAGATGCTGATCCAAACGATATTAAATATGTGTTCAAGTGTATTGAAGATGCACAGAAAGCGGACATTGTCATTGGTAACACGGTGCAAGAGCTCGAGTCTTCAACTATCTCGGCCTTACAAGAGCAGCAACCATTCTATGCAATTGGGCCACTCTGTCCCACAAACTTTACCAAGAAAACAATTTCAACGAACCTGCTACCGGCAACAGATTACACCAACTGGCTCAATAACAAACAAGATGGTACAGTGTTATACATCTCATTTGGTAGTCTTGTTAATTTAAGCAAACAGGATATTCTGGAAATAGCACAAGGCATTCTGATAAGTAAAGTGAGTTTCATTTGGGTTCTACGTCACAATATCTTAGTGTCCGGAGAAAGAAACATCATGCCTCTCGGATTTGAGGAAGAAACTGCAGATAGAGGATTGGTTGTGCCGTGGTGCTCTCAACTAGCAGTACTATCACATCCAGCAGTCGGAGGGTTTTTGACGCATTGTGGGTGGAATTCAATCTTGGAGAGCATATTGTGTAAAGTTCCAATGGTGTGCTTTCCTGTTATCGGGGATCAACTTACTAACAGGAAATTAGTGGTTGATGATTGGAGGATCGGTGTGAACCTTTGCACTAGAGGATTGATCAGGAGGGAGGTAGTAGCGGAGAATATTGGAAAGATAATGAATAAATCAGATGAATCGAGGAAGAATATCGATAAAACAAAGATGATACTTCAAAATGCACTTTCTGATGAGGGGTCTTCAGATAAGAATCTCAACCAATTCATACAAGACATGAAGAACAAGATTCTTCAGAAAAATTGAGCTTCTTATCACATTCTCACTAGCCGATTACGGTTCTGTTATGCCAAAACATAGCAAgtgatgtatttttttcatgaagTAGCTTAGCAAGTGAGGTATTAGTTCTATAAGGTTTCAGAGTGAATAATGGCATAACATACAATTACTATTATGCCTTAAACTAGTAAGTCAGCTATATATATCCTTGCTTGTTCTGTTCCATTTGAACCAGTTGAATAATGACATGGCATAATTGCGAGAGTTCAACGTCTATATAGCATATCAGTATAGTTGTTTTGTATACTCACATAAAATATCTACATCTGATAATGGCAACAGTAACTACGTCTCAGTCCAAAACAAGTTGCGATCAGTTATATGAATCCTCCTCACTGACCAGATGACTATGAGAAGGTGAAAAGTTTATTTGACAACACAGATCCTTTACTTCCAGCCTTCATGTATTAAATTCTATTCCACTACAGGAACAACGATATTTCACCCTCTTGGTAAGCTTCTCAAAACAAGCTGCACCTTCATAGTGTGACCTGGCCTTAGAACATCCCCCAAGCTTAAGATAACAAAGAATAATATCACCATCTTGTGAATTTTGTTCATCCCTCATTATACAACTTCAGCACCATTTCGTATATTTCACGAGACAAAGGGCCTCTCTGTCTTCCTAGTTGGAAAAGGACAGAGCCCTTCATTTTTCAATAGGATCTCAGGGATTGACATTCTTActtttaagaattaaaaaaaaataatgtttatctCCTTTTAAAGTTCTTAAGGTCATGGAACATTAATGTGGCTGCTTCCAAGTTCGCTTTCTCCCATCAAAACCAAAGTGTCGTGAACTTACAAGAACTTTCCATGAATCCATACTCTACGTGGATCTTCCCATTCCATCATTCACGGACTGGATACAAATATGTTAAACTTTATTGGTAATGGAACCACAACTTCTGTctataattcaagaaaatagCCAACGGAAGTAAAACGTCAATGAATCATGTGTCGTGAAGAGATCTCTTACACCTATCCAACAAAAGAAGTAAGACCTTTTCCCCTCAGAACACATGTACTCCCTCTATCGTACTCTTTGCTCTAGCTCAAACTGAAGCATGGTCATATCATAAAGACCTGAGTTTCACACTcctcaaattcaaatactaGGAGAAAAACAAAACAGATCACATCATTCAAAAGATACAAATTACGAAAAAGATACATTGACAATGTTCAGCAAGTAATGTCTAAAACTTAAGTCAGGTGATTACCATAATCCGCAAATAACATAACAGGACTCCGGGCTTTAGAATAGAGAAGCATTCTGTGATTGTTCTCAGCATCCTGCAAAGTGACTACTGATAGCTTAAGTACCTGTCAGATCACAAATAAAATAGCCATTATACTTAGACATCTGCTGGAACAAATACAGCAATAGGAGCCTTGAATATGGACATATTCAAGGAAATCTCCTTACTGCAGCTTCTTGTATCTGCATGATCAAAATATTTCGActaacaaattgaaacggatgGAGTAATATGGTTCTGAATCACATATAACATTGAAATACTCAATTATCAACTGCAAGGGAACAAGTAGTTCAGCATTACTTTCAAGTCTTAACTAAGGTTAAGTAATTATATCATCACAAAATTCATTTTACTTCTTATTAGTAGTCCATCATCAGTGTTGTTTCTAGTTGAGATTTGAATAGATAGTAGAGATTCATTTTCCTTgaaaaaaacttaaatcaatATTCAAAGCTGAATCAGAAGGTGAGAATTGTCAACGACCATATAAGGAGGCATGTCATATATCTTAACAAGCAACACGAAAATTTCCTAGAGGGCCACCCTCCTAATACTACTAGCCCTACTCTCGCGTAAGTGTGgtttaacttttaaagttttttatggTTCGAGTGCATTAGTGTTGATATGAATTCAATTCTTCTTTCGTTCAACATTGATTTCCCATATTATATTGTTTACGCTCTAATTGTCAGATCTAAGCCTTCAAAGGGGTGTTAGTAATCCTACTCCACTGGATGGGAAAGCAAAGCAAAATTGTTATTTGGGAATAGatagaataaaattttgttCAAGAATAAAATCTTATTGGTATGTAGCGAGGTAGGGATAAGATctacgtaaaaaattatgttgtgtaATTTCTTAAGGACGAATATTGTAGACGGGTAAAGGTAGATAAGTTTTCTTACTCTGACTTGGGttaaagaaatttcaagaaaaactaTACTATCCACATAACATATTATTCCCAGCCCAAcataaagaaaaggaagaacaaatttgaatttgaaagaaatgGACCACACCATTACAATTAACCAATTATTGGAAAGGCACACTTCTCTATGTCTATGATGACACAACAACCTCTTAACAAGTCCAATTTCTTTAAGAATAGATTAACCGAAAAATTTACCTGCAATGAGTATTTACATCAAGCAAATGAATACAGAACAACTGTGAGCCACGAGCCGGGATTCACACCAAACAAAAGACATGTCTATCTCATTATCTTTAAATGCCTAAGGGATGACATATAAAAGGCTCcaaattcaaataaatgcaGCTACAAGGACAGCCAGACACCAACTTAGACAATAAACATTTCTGCATCAAAAAACATAAAGCCACCATCTCCTTCCAAGCTCTTAATAAACACACAATATTAACAATCATACACTTAACTTTTCTCAAAAAAGCCAACCATCTCCTATATTTTTGGGACTAAATGGAGCTAAAAGAACACCTACAGCCACATGTAGTACTCATACCACTTCCTCTTCAAGGCCATATAACTCCATTCACACATGTTGCCATGAAGCTCGCCTCAAAAGGTTTTACCATCACCTTTGTCAACACAGAATCAACTCATCAGCAGATAGCTAAAGCTCAGTCACTTAAAGATGACGACAACCTTTTTTCCCACGGACAGAAATGTGGTCTTGACATTCGATATGCCAAAATTAGTGATGGATTTCCACTGAGTTTCGATTGGAGTGCCAATGCAAGCCAATTTGTGGAAGGTCTCATTCATGTTTTCCAAGCTTATGTGGATGACTTCATTGAAAATCTAGTCCTCTCAAAACCAAACCCGCCAATTTCTTGTATAATAGCTGATAGTTGCCACGTTTGGGGATCAACGATCGCCAAGAAATATAATCTTGTCAATGTTTCATTTTGGACTGAACCAGTAACAGTGCTTACAGTCGGACCTGCTCAAGAGTAATGGCCACTTTGGGTGTCATGGTATGAACCAAATATCTTGAAGCTATTACTGTCTAATCACAGCCTGCATTACATAATCAATTAGCTGATGAGTAATAATTTTGTCCAGATAAGTGTGAAGACACCATTAGATACATACCTGGAGTACAAGCCATTGAACCAGCAGATTTACCTTCATATATTCAAGATGCTGATCCAAGCACCTTGATGCACCGTTTGTGTTCAAGTGTCTTGAAGATGCACAGAAAGCAGACTTTGTCATCGGTAATACAGTGCAAGAGCTAGAGTCTTCACCTATCTCGGCCTTGCAAGAGAAGCAACCCTTCTATGCAATTGGCCCACTCTTCTGCACAAGCTTCACCAAGAGAATAATTTCAACGAACCTGCTACCAGCATCAGATTACACCAACGAACTTGCAAGATGATCCTTCAGAAAGCACTTTCTGATGAGGGATCTTCAGAGAAGAATCTCACTCAATTCATAGAAGACATGAAGAGCAAAATTCTTCAGAAATAATGAGTGGCTCACAAGAGCTTTGCTGTCAGCCTGTTTGGTTCTGCACAGCCAGATCTTAGCAAGTGATGTTTTAGTTCTGAAATAATTGTTGCAAAGTGAATAATGATATGACATACAACAATTACCAAGCCTTAAACTAGCTGGGtcagctatatgaatcctcaaaatttcctCCTCCATATGTATGATGGCATGCATGATTGCAGGAAAAAAACTGCTCAGCAATTCATTCAGACGATAAATGTAGCATGACAATATATTATATTCTGATAACGACGAGAAAAAAAACGTTTAATTGACAACACACATCTTTCACTTCCAGCAGCACTACTTTATATGTTTCACGAGACAAAATGCCGCTTCTAAGCATCATTGATTTAGCTCTGTTGGAGGACGATTAAGGGTATAAAATAACAGAagtttatcttcttcttttttcagtTTCTTAAGCTCAAGGAACATTAATTCAGCTGCTTGCAAGCTCATTTTCTCCCATCAAAACCTCAGGGCTATGGACCTACTTGGACATGTGGCTTCTGGAACTTCCCATGAATCCATACTCTTCGCATGATCTTCCCATTCTGTCGATTCACTGACTGGACACAGCAATATTCAAGCTCAAGCTGCAAAAAGGTTCATaaatatgttaatgttttttGGTAATGGAAACAAAATTCTTGTCTGTAGTTCCAAAAAGTAGATCATGGGAACTAATACCTCGATGAATCCTGAGCTGCAAAAGAGATCTCTTACACTATCCAAGCAAAAAAAGTAAGACCTTGTTCCATCAGAACGTATGTACTCCCTGTATCCTACTCTTTGCTCTGGCTCGAACCGAAGCATGGTCATATCATAAAGACCTGAGTTTCACATTCCTCAAATTCAGATACAAGGAGAAGAACTAAACAGATTCCATCGTTCAAAAGATACAAACATAGGTCAGGTTATTACCATAATCCCTGAATAACAATAGTCCTCCGGGCTTTAGAACAGAGAAACATTCAGTGATTGCTCTCGACATCCTGTGAAGTGGCACAGCTGATAGCGTAAATATCTGGCAGATTATGAATGAAATATCCATGAACTTAGACATTTGATGTTTGTAGAAACCAATACAGCTGTGAATAAAAAGGAGCTTGATTAAAGACTGATTCAGAATATACATACTAAGGTGACAAAATCTACTCCGGCAAGGCAGCTATTGTTCTTGGCAGATATCGGTGGATCGGGGAAATCTTGCTTGCTGCAGCTTCTTGCACCTGCATGAGCAAAACACTTTGATTAAGAAAAACACCTGCTTGCATATACTATGAAATGCAGAAGAATCAATACATTTACAGACCTGAGGAGCACATATTCTGCTTCTGGAAGGAACTTTCACGGCAAGAAGTGCTGAGTAACCAATTTGGAAATCCACTTGCAGAAAAATCACATTGGAATGGGTAAAAACGTTCTTTAGCCAAGTTTATATCAGCAGCTTCAACATTCTCTTTAGCCCTCTCAAGAGCCTCTTTGCTGCAGTCACAGGCATACATAGAGATGCTCTTGTTTCCACTAAAGAGATAAGCATAGTTCAACAATGAAATCAGAATAATATGGTTCATAGAACATTGAAATTCTCAATCAGCAAGTGAACAAATATGATAGCCTTGCTGTAACAAAGAGATGATAACAGATAAACCTGAACTTTATTTAGAGAAAAAACGGAGATTCTTAAGCATTGCTCTTAAATACGGTCCAATTAGCTACATCACCACCAAACCAATAAAGCTCTGATTTCATGTTAACTTCTTATTTCTAGTATGTCAGCAGAGTTATTTCTAGGTGAGATTGAATAGGAAGTAGTGATTCTACTCTACTAATCCATTTGAGCACAGAAGCCTCATATTTTATGTTTGGACATGAAATTTGTGGTTCTTTCCAagtttaacaaaataataagatgAAAAGCTTAGAAATAGCTCCACTCAATATGATCAATTATGAGATATCAAAATAtgactacaacaacaacaacaacataagtgtaatcccacaagtggagcCTGCGGAGAGTGGCGTGTATGCAGCCTTATTCCTACCCTGAAGGTAGAGAGGGTGTTTCGAATAGACCCTCGACTAAAGTAAAGCATATCAAAATCAAGTACGGCGAGAAAATATAGTAATGAAGAAACCAtgcaaaaaataaaggagaaagaTATCAGTGGCAACAACAAATAACATGGTAACCGAAGCAAAGGACTGGAGCAAACAGCAGGTAATAATAGGACTAGTGGCTTACTATTATGCACCTTACAGGAAGAAATTTGATAGTAAACTTCCTCAGCCTAAAagtgtttaaataattaagtcaCACAAGGAAACTGAAGTTCTTCCTCACCGAAGTATTGCCAGAGCTGTACTACCATTTCCACATCCAATCTCCAAAACTGTCGAGCATTCCCCACAAGATGCTAGCTCTGGGAATTCTTTAAGCAAGTACCGACGCTCCTACATGGAAGAACTTGTGTTAAAGAAAGAATACAGAGTGGAATATAGTTTTTTCTAGCAGTTCAAGGAAAGGCTTTCTCTTCTTGCTGCAACTGCCAATAAGATCAAAGAACTGAAATATGCAACCAAAAATAAATACCCAAACAACCAAATGATGGCCATTAGTCTTTAAAGACAATAAAATGATGATGTCATTTGAGCAATAATAGATGAGTTTAAAAGTAGAGATTTGCAGCCAAAGTAATAGCGATGAGCAGATGCCTCAGCTCTGATTCTTGTTgacatatgaaaaaataaacctTGCACTTCCGTCTCCTTTTTAGCAAGAAATTATCTTCTTAAAGTTGCTATACGTTCTTATAATACAAAAGCATAGGCATCATTGTTGTACCTCATTCTTGAAGTTGTAACGTAGGATTGTGACAGATGGAAGCCTAAAACCTCACACTTGTTTTCCATTTTGATGATCGGAAACAGCAAGGTTTTTTTCCCTTAGCACCTTCTAGTTTTTCACCACTGTATAAGAAAGGATTCCACAAAAAATCTACCAAGTACAATTCTTTGCCAATTATCTGAGACATTAACAGTAGTAATCTTAAAAGTAGCACAAAACTCGAAACTAGAACCCCAATACTCGATGTCTTGGAAATCACAACTCTGGACTTGAGACTGAACCCCTGTAATAAAGCTGCCAAAGTTTGCTTTCAATTATATAGACCGTGGAACTTAGACCTCAAACACATACTTATAGTGTGTAAAATTCGTAAGACACCTAAGTAGCCTCATGGATTAAGCTTCATTGCCCAAGTCAAAGGAAGACTTGGAAAGAGAAAGGGAGGGAATATAGAGCTTCCTAAGAGAAAACATTTGCATATTTGTCTGCCATTGTGAACAGAGACCATGCTTTTATTAGAGACCTGTTCTAGAGAGATTTGTCTGGGACTTAGGAGAGAAATGTTCTACAAGTGATACAACGTCGACCATTAAAGTGTAGCTTCTTGGCTAAGATACCCAACTTCAAACCCTAGATTTGTACATATACTTCGTTTCTGAACTAGGTCTTCTTAATGGTCCAAAATTTGAGATTTGAATCATTGAGTTAAGTGGGACCACAATCTTAAACCATTGGAGTTAGCCATATTCCAACCTCAAATCTAGTACTGATGAAAAGCCCCAATATCAAAATGTGAAGAAACTTCTAAATGTGGAAGTGATACGATAAATTAGTATGAATACTTTCTTGGATCTTTACTTGAAATAACAAA is a genomic window containing:
- the LOC107002985 gene encoding methyltransferase-like protein 6; this translates as MGEEIMAAANYYSKDFEWDQLRQEIENNPSLAHHLLPFPNSSINQNQHTLLSSPLSLCSPQEDSEAWNNFHTRHSTGKFFKERRYLLKEFPELASCGECSTVLEIGCGNGSTALAILRGNKSISMYACDCSKEALERAKENVEAADINLAKERFYPFQCDFSASGFPNWLLSTSCRESSFQKQNMCSSGARSCSKQDFPDPPISAKNNSCLAGVDFVTLIFTLSAVPLHRMSRAITECFSVLKPGGLLLFRDYGLYDMTMLRFEPEQRVGYREYIRSDGTRSYFFCLDSVRDLFCSSGFIELELEYCCVQSVNRQNGKIMRRVWIHGKFQKPHVQVGP
- the LOC107004274 gene encoding UDP-glycosyltransferase 86A1-like, yielding MELKEHIQPHAVLIPVPFQGHINPFTHLAMKLASKGFTITFVNTESTHERIAKAHSHKDDDNPFSHAEESGLDIRYARISDGFPLSFDRRANASQFMIGLTHVFQAHVDDFIENLVLSKPNPPVSCIIADSFHVWGSMIAKKYNLVNVSFWTEPATALTVFYNADLLKRNGHFGRHDKYDDTISYIPGIQAIKPEDLPSYCQDADPNDIKYVFKCIEDAQKADIVIGNTVQELESSTISALQEQQPFYAIGPLCPTNFTKKTISTNLLPATDYTNWLNNKQDGTVLYISFGSLVNLSKQDILEIAQGILISKVSFIWVLRHNILVSGERNIMPLGFEEETADRGLVVPWCSQLAVLSHPAVGGFLTHCGWNSILESILCKVPMVCFPVIGDQLTNRKLVVDDWRIGVNLCTRGLIRREVVAENIGKIMNKSDESRKNIDKTKMILQNALSDEGSSDKNLNQFIQDMKNKILQKN